The Bacteroidota bacterium genome includes a region encoding these proteins:
- a CDS encoding tetratricopeptide repeat protein, whose translation MKKLLFILFFSVCFVIANAQDSLKYPLADKYYQLSEQAFTDEIYDTACKYADLHLEVELGFQAPRSSKVLVSYITKAFCEFKDGNYKQSIEVYNKGIKWMDKSGSAKFAKSFFDFIDLCYTMMEANDKVYFEYSDKDYRKTFLFRVDEVLWRKGTKFRLRINAGLNDGLIMGAVAFPISAPLPDSVPERLFQLGKGEVVDISPWSAEVEVDIYDSTDTYNWVQEGDIIETRIFSKFKEETIIYELLSKDVSFIDNNRERMLNPRYIIHYDSKEFKELLLLLMADQVFDTEEFTREGDIFVNPAVKGQNQGKSIHDLFLDPDTSDIEDYLEFVAYFPRKYMGKDYKANETYATWLLNNSPSTPYVILDSLLVENDPLRRVQIFEFNKSDLTDDFYEKWAEKATTYADKQDFNSALKTLDLVFEAGSFFNNKKIMVHGLYKKGTVLGEQNMYEQAIASYDSASKLYLLLKDTIEHIRSIYKMADIYGDWARYKQAEQYFDIAQQKLSKKIGKNGTYEENELLAYILWDKGYNVSQRGDYDGALKAYDEAEKILDRIGGSKTDRATIYRNMAYVSKQKGLYQQAVDKYSQSMQLFLEAGNQKKFATLNDDIADTYFKMGKYREAIVHYQKAYEIKLGLDDKSGAGFSKSNIGQAYWNLGTYDTAIMAHREAVSLNTEANDIVGIAYSYEKIGDLWKENGNLDSSVSYYFKAEENYIANNDTTDKLAALKVLFGDLYLKMKNYDLAIYYYKRAQQIHASIQNDLGVANGNYNIGMAYYNMKSYVQAKNYMGKASVTYTKIEDNGGMMNTQVLLGLIAYDSEGNGAEAEKLLNNGLNYAKISNSYINLAWVWENLGYINTQQGKLDNAKAYYDLALDAYTKAESYSGIGGVKLRIGRYFIEKGEFAKTRQIYWSVINDALERKNFYLASDGFVELAHYYNLVGEADSAKSLAYQSLEINKTLRNDYIQASAYLILGNTYNALTQYNTAIEHYRTADSIYRSIDDVINQVVAKNNIGTIYFAQGEYSSAIRIFGSVLEDLNRIKYEGDFLVSALLNLGETYLEDGFWAEAERWTKEGLAVAIKQKNRRQITSGNLLLGHLFLNMKKYPEAKSHLFNSYKDYLEIGEKDRISEANTLIGKLYVETGKNDSARIFVNKAIEIATQTGNNYYLWEPLYLSSTLYIKKGDTTNAVADLKKSVEVVEGIKRNIAGRSNKMVSFSKAKDKYKIYLNLVDLLVSQNEVSLAFYYQEKSNIAGLMEQTRGDNGPTRTNDLLDTETETTAKELELKVDGYLAELIKERSKPKEKQSTEKIKSLEGLLDVSQTNYNTFIDSAMKTTGDDHANFASTINPRDLDDARNSLPDGDVVIEYLVTENQLIIFVATNNTLNARRVAVKQEELEKAVKEFYSQISTSKTDIKLVSTNSDKLYQIFITPITDLIEGQQRIALVPTGILYSLPLQALGKLEDGKMQYLITKYDITYINNTKFIYQAQPNGEVIVKGILCFGNADNTLSNAEKEVNEISALFPSKTFVRDSASEDKAKTLMNSYTIVHFATHGRLDPIKFENSYLVLAPNILMGDDGKFTMNEIREFKTLRGIRLMVLSACDMAANENTKGWINTPANEFVMKGVGSVVAPQWKVHDEATSVLMIGFYENLKNGMGISESLKTSQIALAQSANFSHPYYWGAFEVIGKW comes from the coding sequence ATGAAAAAGCTCCTTTTTATCCTGTTTTTTTCAGTCTGTTTTGTTATAGCCAATGCGCAAGACAGCCTTAAATACCCGCTGGCAGATAAATATTACCAACTTTCAGAACAAGCTTTCACCGATGAAATTTATGACACGGCGTGCAAATATGCCGACTTGCACCTTGAAGTAGAGCTCGGTTTTCAAGCCCCGCGAAGCAGCAAAGTGTTGGTTTCTTACATTACTAAAGCGTTTTGTGAGTTTAAGGACGGCAACTATAAACAGTCCATCGAAGTATATAACAAGGGCATCAAGTGGATGGATAAAAGTGGCTCGGCAAAGTTTGCCAAGTCGTTTTTTGATTTTATCGACTTGTGTTACACCATGATGGAGGCCAACGATAAGGTATATTTTGAATACTCAGACAAAGATTACCGTAAAACGTTTCTCTTTAGGGTAGATGAAGTCTTATGGCGAAAAGGAACAAAATTCAGGCTACGGATAAACGCGGGGTTAAATGACGGTTTGATAATGGGTGCAGTAGCATTCCCTATTAGTGCCCCATTGCCTGATAGCGTCCCCGAGCGGTTATTTCAGTTGGGCAAAGGCGAAGTGGTGGATATTAGCCCGTGGAGTGCTGAGGTTGAGGTAGACATTTACGACTCAACCGACACCTATAATTGGGTGCAAGAAGGCGATATTATTGAAACCCGCATCTTTAGTAAGTTTAAAGAAGAAACCATCATTTACGAGCTGCTTTCAAAAGATGTTTCGTTCATAGATAACAACCGCGAACGGATGTTAAACCCCCGTTATATCATTCACTACGACAGTAAGGAGTTTAAAGAACTGTTGCTGTTATTGATGGCCGACCAAGTGTTTGATACCGAAGAATTTACCCGCGAGGGCGATATTTTTGTGAACCCTGCCGTAAAAGGCCAAAATCAAGGTAAATCCATCCACGATTTGTTTTTAGACCCCGACACTTCTGACATTGAAGATTACTTGGAGTTTGTGGCCTACTTCCCGCGTAAATACATGGGCAAGGATTACAAAGCCAACGAAACGTATGCCACATGGTTGCTCAACAATTCGCCATCAACTCCTTATGTAATACTTGATAGCTTGTTGGTTGAAAACGACCCTTTGAGAAGAGTGCAGATTTTTGAATTTAACAAAAGCGACCTTACCGACGATTTTTATGAAAAATGGGCCGAAAAAGCCACTACCTATGCCGATAAGCAGGATTTTAATTCAGCACTAAAAACCCTTGATTTGGTTTTTGAAGCCGGCAGTTTTTTTAATAACAAAAAAATAATGGTGCACGGCCTCTATAAAAAAGGCACCGTGCTTGGCGAGCAGAATATGTATGAGCAGGCTATTGCCAGCTACGATTCAGCTTCAAAACTATACCTGCTGCTTAAAGACACCATAGAACACATCCGCTCTATTTATAAAATGGCTGATATTTATGGTGATTGGGCGCGCTATAAACAAGCCGAGCAATACTTTGATATCGCTCAACAAAAATTAAGCAAAAAGATAGGCAAAAACGGCACTTATGAAGAGAATGAACTGTTGGCCTACATTCTTTGGGATAAAGGCTATAACGTGTCGCAAAGAGGCGATTACGATGGTGCTTTGAAGGCTTATGATGAAGCCGAAAAAATATTAGACCGTATAGGCGGCTCAAAAACCGACAGGGCAACTATTTATCGCAACATGGCCTATGTGAGCAAGCAAAAAGGCTTGTATCAGCAGGCAGTAGATAAATACAGCCAATCGATGCAGCTGTTCTTAGAAGCCGGAAACCAAAAGAAGTTTGCCACCCTTAACGATGATATTGCCGACACTTATTTTAAAATGGGCAAATACCGCGAGGCCATTGTTCATTACCAAAAAGCTTATGAAATTAAATTAGGGTTAGACGATAAATCGGGTGCCGGTTTCTCAAAATCAAACATCGGGCAGGCATATTGGAACCTGGGCACTTACGATACCGCTATTATGGCTCACCGCGAAGCAGTAAGCCTTAATACCGAAGCAAACGACATTGTGGGCATTGCTTACTCGTATGAAAAAATCGGTGATTTGTGGAAGGAAAACGGAAACTTAGACAGTTCTGTGAGCTATTACTTCAAGGCTGAGGAAAACTACATTGCCAACAACGATACTACCGATAAACTGGCCGCTTTGAAGGTGCTTTTCGGCGATTTGTACCTCAAAATGAAAAACTATGATTTGGCCATTTATTACTACAAACGTGCGCAACAGATACACGCAAGCATACAAAACGATTTGGGAGTAGCCAATGGTAACTACAACATAGGGATGGCCTACTACAACATGAAATCGTATGTGCAGGCCAAAAACTACATGGGCAAAGCCAGCGTTACCTACACCAAAATTGAAGACAACGGGGGCATGATGAACACCCAGGTGTTGTTGGGTTTGATTGCCTACGACAGCGAAGGAAACGGAGCTGAGGCCGAAAAGCTGCTGAACAATGGTCTTAACTATGCCAAAATAAGCAACAGCTATATAAACCTTGCGTGGGTATGGGAAAACCTAGGATATATAAACACACAACAAGGTAAGCTGGATAACGCCAAAGCCTATTATGATTTGGCCTTGGATGCCTACACCAAAGCCGAAAGTTACTCGGGTATCGGCGGGGTTAAATTGCGCATAGGCCGCTATTTTATTGAGAAAGGCGAATTTGCAAAAACCCGCCAGATATACTGGTCGGTGATAAACGATGCCCTAGAGCGTAAAAACTTTTATTTAGCTTCTGACGGATTTGTAGAGCTTGCCCACTATTACAACCTTGTGGGCGAGGCCGACAGTGCGAAAAGCCTTGCCTATCAATCGCTGGAGATTAACAAAACTCTTCGCAACGATTACATACAAGCCAGTGCCTACCTTATTTTGGGTAACACTTACAATGCCCTTACCCAATACAACACCGCTATTGAGCATTACCGCACGGCAGATAGTATTTACCGCAGCATTGATGATGTGATAAACCAAGTGGTAGCCAAAAACAACATAGGCACCATCTATTTTGCCCAAGGCGAATACTCAAGTGCTATCCGCATTTTTGGCTCGGTACTCGAAGATTTGAACCGCATAAAATACGAAGGGGATTTCTTGGTTTCTGCCTTATTGAACTTAGGTGAAACTTATTTGGAAGACGGCTTTTGGGCTGAAGCAGAACGCTGGACTAAGGAAGGGCTTGCAGTAGCTATTAAACAAAAAAACCGCCGACAAATAACCAGTGGAAACCTGTTACTGGGGCATCTATTCTTAAACATGAAGAAATACCCCGAAGCAAAATCACACCTGTTTAATTCGTATAAAGACTATTTGGAAATTGGTGAGAAAGACCGGATTTCAGAAGCCAATACCCTAATCGGTAAACTGTATGTTGAAACGGGTAAAAACGATTCGGCAAGGATATTTGTAAACAAAGCCATCGAGATTGCTACCCAAACAGGCAACAACTACTACCTGTGGGAGCCGTTGTACCTTTCATCTACCCTCTACATTAAAAAAGGAGACACCACAAACGCTGTTGCCGACCTTAAAAAATCAGTTGAGGTGGTTGAAGGCATTAAGCGCAACATTGCAGGCCGCAGCAACAAAATGGTGAGCTTTAGCAAGGCAAAAGATAAATACAAAATATACCTGAATTTGGTGGATTTGCTGGTATCTCAAAACGAGGTGAGCTTGGCCTTTTACTATCAGGAAAAATCAAACATTGCGGGCTTAATGGAGCAAACAAGGGGTGATAACGGCCCCACCCGCACCAATGATTTGCTGGATACTGAAACCGAAACTACTGCCAAAGAGTTGGAGTTGAAAGTTGATGGATATTTAGCCGAACTGATAAAAGAACGCAGCAAACCCAAAGAAAAACAAAGCACCGAAAAAATTAAAAGCCTTGAGGGATTGTTGGACGTGAGCCAAACCAATTACAACACGTTTATCGACTCGGCAATGAAAACCACTGGTGATGACCATGCAAATTTTGCAAGCACCATAAATCCCCGCGACCTTGACGACGCACGTAACAGCCTTCCCGATGGCGATGTGGTAATAGAATACCTGGTTACTGAAAATCAACTGATAATCTTTGTAGCCACTAACAACACGTTGAATGCCCGTAGGGTAGCCGTAAAACAAGAAGAGCTTGAAAAAGCTGTGAAAGAGTTTTACTCGCAAATAAGCACCTCAAAAACTGACATCAAGCTTGTATCGACTAACAGTGATAAATTATACCAAATTTTTATCACCCCGATTACCGACCTTATTGAAGGCCAGCAACGTATTGCACTTGTTCCTACAGGCATTTTATACTCGCTACCTCTACAAGCACTGGGTAAGCTTGAAGACGGAAAAATGCAATACCTGATAACAAAATACGATATCACCTACATTAACAACACCAAGTTTATTTATCAGGCACAGCCCAACGGCGAAGTAATAGTAAAAGGTATCCTATGTTTTGGAAATGCCGACAATACGCTTAGTAATGCTGAAAAAGAGGTGAATGAAATCTCAGCGTTATTCCCTTCAAAAACATTTGTACGCGACAGTGCCTCTGAAGACAAAGCCAAAACGCTGATGAACAGCTACACCATTGTGCACTTTGCAACCCATGGCCGCTTAGACCCTATAAAATTCGAAAACAGTTATTTAGTATTGGCTCCTAATATCCTTATGGGCGACGATGGTAAGTTTACCATGAATGAAATACGTGAGTTTAAAACACTAAGAGGCATCCGCTTAATGGTGCTTTCGGCGTGTGATATGGCAGCTAATGAAAACACCAAGGGCTGGATTAATACCCCTGCAAATGAATTTGTGATGAAGGGAGTTGGCTCTGTAGTGGCACCCCAGTGGAAAGTACACGATGAAGCCACCAGTGTATTGATGATTGGTTTTTATGAAAATCTTAAAAACGGCATGGGTATTTCTGAATCACTTAAAACATCGCAAATAGCATTGGCGCAAAGTGCTAATTTCTCGCACCCGTATTACTGGGGAGCCTTTGAGGTTATAGGCAAATGGTAG
- a CDS encoding 5'-methylthioadenosine/adenosylhomocysteine nucleosidase produces MKQDTCYLRSMIGIMGAMPEEIDSLVEQMQRVQQHNAGMRTYYSGTLFGREAVVVFSRWGKVAAATTALHLIHQYQVKQLLFTGVAGAVSPLLSIGDVVVGHRLYQHDMDARPLMQRFEIPLLGKTYFETNQTQREQAFERVKNLLSIEQLEASLNIETLNKYGITAPTVRVGDIASGDKFFSLSQHKTELLEHLPDVLCVEMEGAAVAQVCHEYGLPFNIIRIISDVADDNSHIDFPAFIAQVAGPYSAAIVRQLFS; encoded by the coding sequence ATGAAACAAGACACCTGTTATCTTCGCAGTATGATAGGTATTATGGGCGCTATGCCCGAAGAGATTGATTCGCTTGTGGAGCAAATGCAGCGTGTGCAACAACATAATGCGGGAATGCGCACTTACTATAGCGGCACGTTGTTTGGCCGTGAGGCGGTGGTTGTTTTTTCGCGGTGGGGTAAAGTAGCTGCGGCCACAACCGCCCTGCACCTTATTCACCAATACCAAGTTAAACAATTACTGTTTACAGGGGTGGCAGGAGCCGTTAGCCCTTTATTGTCTATCGGTGATGTAGTGGTAGGGCATCGGTTGTACCAACACGATATGGATGCCCGTCCGTTAATGCAGCGATTTGAAATACCTTTATTGGGGAAAACCTATTTTGAAACCAACCAAACTCAACGTGAACAAGCGTTTGAACGGGTGAAAAACTTGTTGAGCATTGAGCAACTTGAAGCATCATTAAACATAGAAACGCTTAACAAATACGGAATTACTGCTCCAACGGTGCGTGTGGGCGATATTGCCAGCGGCGACAAGTTTTTTAGCTTGTCGCAACACAAAACCGAGTTGTTAGAACATTTGCCCGATGTATTGTGTGTTGAAATGGAGGGAGCAGCAGTGGCACAAGTATGCCATGAGTATGGATTGCCATTCAATATTATCCGTATCATATCGGATGTTGCCGATGATAATTCGCACATCGATTTTCCGGCATTTATTGCACAAGTGGCGGGGCCTTATTCTGCGGCTATTGTGAGGCAGTTGTTTTCATAA
- a CDS encoding homoserine dehydrogenase — MTNKSTIKLGVFGFGCVGGGLYEVLHKTGGIKAHIEKICVKNRDKKRSLPEEFFTYDKNDLLFNDNIDVIVELIDDSEAAFEIVSTALKNGKAVVTANKKMIAEHFEELLQLQQEYNVPLLYEGACCASIPIIRNLEEYYDNDLLTAVEGIFNGSTNYILTKIFDENLDFDTALKQAQEAGFAESDPRLDVEGFDPKYKLDIILTHAFGATVNPIDIFNYGITRLSPFDIQYAREKGYRIKLVAQCRKAGDKIVATVFPKFITPSDKLYTINNEYNGIVIESIFAETQFFSGKGAGAYPTASAVLSDISALTYNYKYEYKKLLQNPAARISNDFLAEVFVRFSDGSGLKPTDFETVKEFYSSGNNNFIIGEINYQTLVTSNWIKSNEVSVIFTASPLKVTDPVEELAALAEA; from the coding sequence ATGACAAACAAAAGCACAATAAAATTAGGTGTATTTGGTTTTGGCTGCGTTGGCGGCGGATTGTATGAAGTACTGCACAAAACCGGAGGTATAAAAGCCCATATTGAAAAAATATGTGTGAAAAACAGGGACAAAAAGCGCAGCCTGCCCGAAGAGTTTTTTACATACGATAAAAACGATTTGTTATTTAACGATAACATTGATGTGATAGTTGAGTTGATAGACGACTCAGAGGCAGCCTTTGAAATTGTTTCAACAGCTTTGAAGAATGGGAAAGCGGTGGTAACTGCCAACAAAAAAATGATTGCAGAACATTTTGAAGAATTATTGCAATTACAGCAAGAATATAATGTGCCGTTGTTGTACGAAGGGGCTTGTTGCGCCAGCATTCCCATTATCCGTAATTTAGAAGAATATTACGACAACGATTTACTAACCGCGGTTGAAGGTATTTTTAACGGCTCTACCAATTACATTCTTACCAAAATATTTGATGAGAATTTAGATTTTGATACTGCACTAAAACAAGCGCAAGAAGCCGGTTTTGCTGAAAGCGACCCGCGTTTGGATGTGGAAGGTTTTGACCCTAAATACAAATTGGATATTATTCTTACCCATGCGTTTGGTGCCACCGTAAACCCCATCGATATTTTTAATTACGGAATTACCCGCCTTTCGCCGTTTGATATACAGTATGCCCGTGAAAAAGGTTATCGTATTAAGCTGGTAGCGCAGTGCCGTAAAGCAGGCGATAAAATTGTAGCTACGGTGTTTCCTAAATTTATTACTCCTTCCGATAAATTATACACCATAAATAACGAGTACAACGGAATTGTGATTGAGAGCATTTTTGCCGAAACTCAGTTTTTCAGCGGGAAAGGTGCAGGCGCTTACCCCACTGCTTCGGCGGTTCTGTCTGATATTTCAGCCCTTACATATAATTACAAATACGAGTATAAAAAACTACTGCAAAATCCTGCTGCCCGTATTTCAAATGATTTTTTGGCAGAGGTATTTGTGCGTTTTTCTGACGGTAGCGGACTAAAACCCACAGATTTTGAAACGGTAAAAGAGTTCTACAGCAGCGGAAATAATAATTTTATTATCGGTGAAATTAATTACCAAACATTGGTAACCTCAAACTGGATTAAAAGTAACGAGGTGAGTGTAATTTTTACTGCATCGCCGTTAAAAGTTACCGACCCCGTTGAAGAGCTTGCAGCGTTGGCCGAGGCGTAG
- a CDS encoding DUF559 domain-containing protein has protein sequence MNRNRVHNRECLLERRRELRKRSTPAEIRFWNILKAHSFDGKKFRRQHSIENYIVDFYCSKEKVVIELDGEIHNNYINRQMDYERDLRLRELGYTVLRFENERVFSDLANVLKEIEGSFRQL, from the coding sequence ATGAATAGAAACAGGGTACATAACCGCGAGTGTTTACTAGAAAGGAGAAGAGAGTTAAGAAAACGATCAACACCGGCAGAGATAAGGTTTTGGAATATTTTGAAGGCTCACAGTTTTGATGGCAAGAAATTTAGGCGCCAGCATAGTATTGAAAATTATATTGTTGACTTTTATTGCTCGAAAGAAAAGGTTGTGATAGAATTGGATGGGGAGATACATAATAATTACATTAATAGGCAAATGGATTATGAACGGGATTTGAGACTGAGAGAGCTTGGATATACTGTTTTAAGATTTGAAAATGAGAGAGTGTTTAGTGATTTAGCAAACGTATTGAAAGAAATTGAAGGAAGTTTCAGGCAGTTGTAG
- a CDS encoding response regulator produces MIKNIWIIDDDEIFQFTAQKYLELKKAADKATSFTNGHEAMNHLQQIVHDPDDLPDVILLDINMPVFDGWQFIKEFSRVQEALKKKVLVFLTTSSIDQADFEKAREISIIAGYIVKPLNEEKINDILSQYNGLQAV; encoded by the coding sequence ATGATAAAAAATATTTGGATTATTGACGATGACGAAATTTTTCAGTTTACGGCCCAGAAATACCTTGAACTAAAAAAAGCGGCTGATAAAGCTACTTCGTTTACAAACGGCCACGAGGCCATGAACCACCTGCAACAAATTGTTCACGACCCTGATGATTTGCCGGATGTAATTTTACTAGACATTAATATGCCTGTTTTTGACGGCTGGCAGTTTATTAAAGAATTCAGCAGGGTACAAGAGGCTCTTAAAAAGAAGGTTTTGGTATTTCTTACCACTTCATCTATCGATCAAGCAGATTTTGAAAAAGCCCGCGAAATAAGCATCATAGCCGGCTACATTGTGAAGCCTTTGAACGAGGAAAAAATTAACGACATCTTAAGCCAATACAATGGCTTGCAAGCCGTTTAG
- a CDS encoding prolipoprotein diacylglyceryl transferase, which yields MYPELLRFKSPGFLEGLFGPYIVIYSYGFMILVGVILGFLYCLWRGKKLGLNLDKTSELFIWAFIAVFVGGKVFFYFEDIGTYLKEPSKMFKNLGGGFVFYGSFIFAVPTFIWFFRRNKLPVLETFDIVAVAGTLVHGFGKLGCFMAGCCHGTVCSPEHGVVFTHPKSAAEPLGQPLYPVQLYDAGMVLGITLLLIWLHNRKQFHGQLILLYALIYGVGRSITEEFRGDEARGFLFDGLLTHSQFIAIIILAVGGYIYWKLWKKSKA from the coding sequence ATGTACCCAGAGTTACTACGATTTAAGTCCCCCGGTTTTTTAGAAGGCCTTTTCGGCCCTTACATAGTTATCTACAGCTATGGTTTTATGATTTTAGTAGGGGTGATATTGGGCTTCCTGTATTGCTTGTGGCGTGGGAAGAAACTGGGACTGAATCTTGACAAAACCAGTGAGCTTTTTATTTGGGCTTTTATTGCTGTATTTGTGGGCGGCAAGGTGTTTTTTTACTTTGAAGACATAGGAACATACCTGAAAGAGCCTTCAAAAATGTTTAAAAACCTTGGTGGCGGCTTTGTGTTTTACGGCTCGTTTATTTTTGCCGTCCCTACGTTTATCTGGTTTTTCAGACGAAATAAATTACCGGTTTTAGAAACGTTTGATATTGTAGCCGTGGCCGGAACATTGGTACACGGTTTTGGAAAGCTGGGCTGTTTTATGGCCGGATGCTGTCACGGTACCGTGTGCAGCCCTGAACACGGCGTGGTGTTTACTCACCCAAAAAGCGCTGCCGAGCCGCTTGGTCAACCGCTATACCCGGTACAACTGTACGATGCAGGCATGGTGTTAGGCATAACCCTATTACTTATTTGGTTGCACAACCGCAAGCAATTCCATGGTCAATTAATATTGTTGTATGCCCTTATCTACGGAGTAGGACGCAGCATCACCGAAGAGTTTAGGGGCGATGAGGCACGCGGATTTTTGTTTGACGGCTTGCTTACCCACTCGCAGTTTATAGCCATTATCATTTTGGCTGTTGGAGGATATATTTACTGGAAGCTTTGGAAGAAAAGCAAAGCCTGA
- a CDS encoding PLP-dependent transferase, whose translation MQIETQIIQQLPIDELTGAVSVPIYQTSTFVQEAPGVHKGFDYARSNNPTRKALEDALARLEEGAAGFAFASGLAAIDAVLKLLQTGDEILAVDDIYGGSFRIFTHIYQKFGVKVTYTDATDAANIAKNITPATRFVWIETPTNPTLKVSDIEAIAQIAHANGSLLVVDNTFASPVLQKPLLLGADIVIHSATKYLGGHSDLIAGAVITKTDELAEKIKFIQNSSGGILGPFDSWLVIRGLETLPLRVEKHCTNAQKIADFLANHPQVKKTFYPGLPSHPNHEIAKKQQTGFFGGVISFVLENDTVQAAEAFVTNTRYFKLAESLGGVKSLICHPAQMTHKSVPEAQRLSAGIASSLIRLSVGLENADDLISDLEQAFIAVKNIGQRATA comes from the coding sequence ATGCAAATTGAAACTCAAATTATCCAGCAATTACCCATAGACGAACTTACCGGAGCCGTTTCGGTGCCCATTTACCAAACCAGTACCTTTGTGCAAGAAGCACCCGGCGTACACAAAGGATTTGATTATGCCCGCAGCAACAACCCCACCCGCAAAGCGTTGGAAGATGCCCTTGCCCGATTGGAAGAAGGCGCGGCAGGTTTTGCCTTTGCCAGCGGGCTGGCGGCCATTGATGCCGTATTGAAACTGCTGCAAACCGGCGATGAAATACTGGCCGTAGATGACATTTACGGAGGTTCGTTCCGCATATTCACCCACATTTACCAAAAATTTGGGGTGAAGGTAACCTACACCGATGCTACGGATGCAGCCAATATTGCCAAAAACATTACCCCCGCCACCCGTTTTGTGTGGATAGAAACCCCCACCAACCCCACGCTAAAAGTATCAGACATTGAAGCCATTGCACAAATAGCCCACGCCAACGGCTCATTGCTGGTGGTTGACAACACCTTTGCCTCGCCCGTGCTGCAAAAGCCGCTGTTGCTGGGTGCTGATATTGTGATACACAGTGCCACCAAGTATTTGGGCGGTCACAGCGATTTGATTGCCGGAGCCGTTATTACCAAAACCGATGAATTGGCCGAAAAAATTAAATTCATCCAAAATTCATCGGGGGGAATTTTAGGGCCTTTTGACTCATGGTTAGTTATTCGCGGGTTGGAAACATTGCCGTTGCGTGTTGAAAAGCATTGTACCAACGCCCAAAAAATAGCAGATTTTCTGGCCAATCACCCACAAGTGAAAAAGACATTTTATCCCGGTTTGCCTTCACATCCCAACCACGAAATAGCCAAAAAACAGCAAACCGGTTTTTTTGGCGGAGTAATCTCCTTTGTGCTTGAAAACGACACCGTACAAGCTGCCGAAGCCTTTGTAACCAATACCCGCTACTTTAAACTGGCCGAAAGTTTGGGCGGAGTAAAAAGCCTTATTTGTCATCCCGCACAAATGACCCACAAATCAGTACCCGAAGCACAGCGTTTGTCGGCAGGTATTGCCTCATCGTTGATTCGTCTTTCGGTAGGCCTTGAAAATGCCGACGATTTAATTTCCGATTTAGAACAAGCATTTATCGCCGTAAAAAATATCGGACAACGGGCAACAGCATAA